One Pseudomonas fluorescens genomic region harbors:
- a CDS encoding chemotaxis protein CheB, giving the protein MQQRRLDNQVIVIGTSTGGLAALREFLAELPSDLDGAVFITMHIGDQPSVLGNLLAHVSPLPCGFALNEERIEKGRVYVAPPNRHLLVKKGKIQLSQSAKENHSRPAIDPMFRSAAISYGSHVIGVLMTGELDDGVVGLQAIKAYGGLAFVQDPETAEAPSMPMCALRHVSVDGCLSPSQLSQKLAAIINQQEPVTTELSEAKRVEPFVTENVLQDFSNGGSHSLNEIGHVAGMSCPECGGALWETKVPSLRFRCHTGRAHTAAALLQAQSETIEEALWAAIRALHEKELRLGRLMQNSTDGGRNGALREYKLAREGLESHKATLKALLKSLRPIEK; this is encoded by the coding sequence ATCGTCATAGGTACTTCCACTGGCGGACTTGCTGCATTGCGGGAGTTTCTTGCGGAGCTACCGTCCGATTTGGACGGGGCGGTTTTTATCACGATGCACATCGGTGACCAACCCAGCGTGCTCGGCAACCTTCTGGCCCATGTGAGTCCGTTGCCCTGCGGCTTCGCTTTGAATGAAGAGCGGATAGAGAAGGGCCGTGTCTACGTTGCGCCTCCAAATAGGCATCTCTTGGTCAAAAAAGGAAAAATTCAGCTCTCTCAAAGCGCCAAGGAAAATCATTCTCGGCCTGCGATTGATCCGATGTTTCGATCGGCTGCCATCAGCTACGGTAGCCATGTTATAGGAGTGTTGATGACCGGCGAGCTCGACGACGGCGTCGTTGGACTCCAAGCGATTAAGGCTTATGGAGGGTTGGCGTTCGTACAAGATCCTGAGACTGCAGAAGCGCCTTCGATGCCGATGTGTGCTCTCCGTCATGTGAGTGTTGACGGGTGCCTGTCCCCCAGTCAACTGAGTCAGAAGCTGGCAGCGATCATTAATCAGCAAGAACCTGTTACGACAGAGCTTTCGGAGGCGAAGCGCGTCGAGCCATTCGTTACTGAGAATGTTCTGCAGGATTTCAGCAATGGCGGTTCCCATTCTCTAAACGAGATAGGTCACGTCGCAGGCATGTCCTGTCCTGAATGCGGAGGCGCTTTGTGGGAGACAAAGGTTCCCTCACTACGCTTTCGTTGTCATACCGGTCGTGCCCATACCGCCGCCGCGTTACTTCAAGCCCAGAGTGAAACGATTGAGGAAGCCCTCTGGGCGGCCATTAGAGCCTTGCATGAGAAGGAGTTACGCCTAGGGCGACTAATGCAAAACAGTACAGACGGCGGGCGCAACGGAGCGTTACGAGAATATAAACTTGCTAGGGAGGGACTCGAGAGTCATAAGGCGACTCTAAAAGCGTTGCTGAAATCGTTACGTCCTATTGAAAAATGA